The Nostoc sp. 'Lobaria pulmonaria (5183) cyanobiont' DNA window TGTAAAAACCTGTTCAGTACTTGGTACAACAGCTTATTAACTGTTGTCTGTTTAGTGTTACTGTTTTGGATACTGCGAGGAGTTATAACTTGGACAACTACTCAAGCACAATGGGCAGTAATTCAGGTTAATTTACGTTTATTTTTAGTTGGTAGATTTCCGCAAACGCTATATTGGCGAACTTGGATTGTGCTGGCGATCGCTTCGACTTTAGGTGCTATCAACTGGGGGTGTATTCTTTGGCAAGCAACAGTTAACAAAGCGTAGAATTGCTTTATTTGCTTTCATCATCGGTGTTTTGTGAGTTGTTTTACCACTAGACTTTACATCCCGCCTTTGGCTATTTAGTGCCGCATACATGGCTGAAAACGTGCGCGGTGGACTCCAATCAATTCCTCGTGGACAAATTGAAGCCGCAAAAGCACTAAACTAACAAACAGCATCCAATGTTACTAATACCCCTTACTCGTTTTTCCATTGCTCGCGAGGTGGTAAGGCGTCATGGTTAGATTGAAACGCACCCGCAGGAGCATAAATATCACTACTCAAAGCCTCTCCCGTCTCAGCGTCGATAATCGTTGTAATGGTAGCGCGATCAAAGTGACCGGCGCGGGGAATTGTAAAATCTGTTAATTCCGTAATCAATTCGTACACTAATCGATTGCTGGATATCTCTGGATTTTGGGACTCTACACCAACCACTTTTTTAGAGGTGGCTAAATATTCGCCAAAATGCACAAGTTTGATGGATTTAATCACAGCTTTTTTGTTGACCCAGGCAAGAATTTTAGCTTGTGGAATCAATTTGTCAGCAGTCAACGTACTGTTGTCTCTTAGCTTAATAGTAGTTGGTTTAGGAGTAGTTACAGGTTTAACTAGTTGTCTGGATGGTACGGGTTGAGCTTGTGTGTATCCCACAGGAATCAAAAGTGCTAACAAACCGCCAATTACAAATTTCTTCATGAAACCACTTGTAATCAATAAACTTTTTGTCCCACAACTTCACACCAAGCTTGAGCAAGAAATCCATCTGGGTGCTGACTCCATTGTCGCAAAGCATGGCTCATTGAAGTGTAAAGCATAAATATTCCCCTCCAGAAAATTAGCATTACTGACACCTTGGGTGAAAGCACTCTCAGCAGCTATCCGAATTTGAGACGCTTCTGTGTCAATACCTGTAAGCGTACCAGGGGCAATGACTTTTGCTAAACCCAAAGCGATCGCACCAGGGCCGCAACCACAATCTAGTAATTTCATCCCTAGACGTAAATAAGGCGTAAAAAAAGCAGCATGAGTATCTACGCTGCGATTTGCCATAAAATTCGTCGCATTGCTCGAATAACCTGGAGTATACTTTTCCGGCATAGCTTTGACTCCCTGCAATATCTGTACGAGTATCATCAGCAGGGAATTTTCAGATGTCCAATATATATTTAGATAAAATTGAAACTTATAAAATATCAAAAAAATGGAACTGCGACATCTGCGCTACTTTATTGCTGTAGCTGAAGAACTGCACTTCAGTAGAGCCGCCGAGCGACTGCACATTGCTCAACCGCCCTTAAGTCAGCAAATTCAGCAATTAGAGGCGCAATTGGGGGTAGAACTGTTTCAGCGCAAAACTAAGCGACAGGTACAGCTAACCGAAGCTGGGCAAGTTTTTTTGCAAGAAGCTTATCAACTTTTAGCTCAACTGGAAAAAGCAATTGAGTTGACTCAACGGACGGGAAGAGGTGAGAAGGGACAACTACGAATCGGGTTTACCAGTTTGGTAACTTATGATTTGCTTCCTGTGATTTTGCGGCGGTTCCGAGAACAGTTTCCAGAAGTAGAGTTAGTATTGCAGGAATTAACCACAACTCAGCAGGAACAAGCGCTACAGGAACGCCGCATCCATGTAGGCTTTGCCCATCCACCTTTAGAAGACAACACACTTAATCAAGAATGCATTCAGCAAGAAGCTTTAATTGTGGCCATGTTAAAAACTCATCCCTTAGCTGAACAAGAAAAGATTTCAGTGCGATCGCTAGTAAACGAAAACTTTATCATGTTCCCTCGCCATTTGGGGCCGGGACTGTACGACCAAATCGTGAGTCTTTGTCAGCAAGGAAATTTCAGTCCAAAAGTGACTCAAGAAGCGATTCAGATGCAGACGATTATCGGATTGGTTTCAGCGGGAATGGGGATTGCGATCGCACCGTCTTCATTGCAAAATCTTCAAAGAACTGGTGTAGTTTATCGAACTCTAGAAGAGAAAACACCACTAGTAGAAACAGCTATAGTGTGGCGGGAACAAGATATGACACCTGTACTAAGGGAATTTCTACAAGTTGTCATAAGTAGTTAACTAGCACCATAGTGATTTTATCTAAGTTGGTGGAAAATAGGGCGATCGCAGTCCTCATTTCTCCACAACAATTGCCTACCTTTATTGCCCAACCGATTAGTCAACAATATCTACCCTTGATCCACCCAAAGTTACAAAATTTGATGAATACTCTCTACAACCTGCTCAAGAAAATCAACTGTATCACCAACCATTGATTCGTCGATATACCAGCGATTACCTATGTTGAGGGTAGGATCTATATCTGCTTCATGAGCAATTTTGTTTCTGCGATCCACAATTAAAGTAAGTTGTTGCTTAATATCTTTAGGAGGTTTACCCATTTTGGTAGCAACCTCATCCCACAATTTTTTATCAGAAATTTGCCTAATTGCATCAGCTATTTTGTCAGGCTGCTGAAAGCTTTGATAACTTAGACGTTCTCGAATCTCATCTTCTAACCATGAAGTATTATTTAATCTATTTAAAATACTATTTGATATAGCTGGAATTAAACCAGAAATAGTATGAGACTGCTGTAAAAAGTTAGCTCCATAAACCTGCTGTATATCACTCTCTATCCAAGAGGCGATATCTATGGCTATTCTTCTATCCTCACGAGCGCTTCCTAAGGAAACTTGAAAACGAGAAAAGGCTGATTGAGTGGTATTAGCTGAAGACACTGGTTCAGCACGTTGTCCTCGATGAATTTCCAGCATACCCAACGTGACAACCTCATGGATATAATAATCCAAGGCACTAATAGTTAGCACTAGTGCAGCTCTTAAAATGTCTGAAAGATCCAGTGCAGCAGTAGCTTGAGCCTTAACGGAAGTATGAAGAGCAATCAGATCCCGAACACGCTCAATACTAATGCGAAATTGGTCAAGCGCTGACTGCATAAGTGGATGATAATGCAATAATTTTATCTGCTAAATCAGAAAAAGTTTCTCTAAATTCATTTTGCTTTCTTTGATTAGCTTCTAATATTACGCCTTTCTGGTTTAATTGTTCAGATGTTAGAGCATGAACTGGTGTACTGTGTACCACTGATAGAGCAATTAAGCTGTTAGAATAAGGAATTTTTGTCAGGGTAAAACTATCATTCATATCCTGCTCGGTATAGACTTGCTTTGGTAATAACAGATTATTTTGTTCTAGAACTGGTACTAATTTATGAGTAACTGTATTCTCTATTTTTTGTATCCATGTTTGAAATGCTGCTGTTTCTTTACCCCTAATAATTCTATAGTTTTGAACTATAGTTCCTAAAAATTTCAAGGTAAATTCTGGAAATGGATAAACAGCTTCCTTTAATATAGGGTTTGCACTTGCTATCCTTGCCCAAGCACACCACTTTGATAAAATTCTAGACAGAGAATCAATTGCCATCACAGAGATAAAATCAGCATTTGTAGGCACTAAGAAAAAGTCACTTGTCATCAGCAAATTCTGATTGATTGCTCCTAAACTTGGACTCATATCAATCAGAATATAGTCAGCATTAAATTTATTAGCAGTTTTTTCCAAGAGATCAGAAATAGCACCTGGCAAGTTTTTGAGTGTCTGAATTGATCCACTGACTTCCTGCGCGATACCTAATGTTACTTCGTATTCAGCAAAGCCTACATGACCAGGTAATAAAAATAAACCTTCTTGTCCTTCTATCGGAATACAATCTACAGCTTCAATAGCCCGTGGCTGTGACTCAAAAGCAGGAGCCAAGCCAGTTTTTATATTTGAATGTGTGTTGTAGATGTTTTCTATTCTTGCTTCGTCATCTTCAGTTTCTTCTTTTAGAGCTATTCCTGTTAGATTACATTGAGGATCAGTATCTACAAGGATAACTCTCTTACCCTTTGAAGCAAGCATCCAACCTAAGTTAAAAGTCGTTGTGGTCTTACTGACATCACCTTTATGATTGAACAAGGCAATTTTGTGAACCATCTTATTTTGCTTTTGATACTTCTGAAATCTTTTGAACACAGGTATCATTTCAGAACCTGTATGACTTAAATATAGCTTCTAAAAAGCTTACAGAATAGTAAGTTAATCGTGTTTTGAAGCAACTAGGAGAAATAGAGGAAGAAAAATGAACGATCGCTACAGTATGGTAATTCAATGGTCAGATGAGGATAATTGCTACTTAGTACACTTACCCGAATTCCCTTGGCAGCAATTCCACACTTATGGCAAGACTTATGAAGAAGCCGCTAAACATGGACATGAAGTGATTGAATCTCTGATTGAATGGTATGGAGAGCAAGAAAAACCTCTGCCAGAACCAATTACTTTTCCTCAGAAACCGTTAAAAGTGGCTTAAATATTTTTAGATGCTTTGCACAAGTAAGGCGATATGTCCGATGGGCTACGCCTACGCACCCTTACCCCAATCCCTCAAAATTAGCACTTTCCCCTTCCGACTCAACAGGCTCAAACTTCACCTTCTTGTATAAATCCTCTAGGGAAATCTCAAATGGTACAGTTACAAGTGCGATCGCTTCATCTTCTTCATCATATTCACGAAGCGTCCATTGCTTTTTCCCAGTTTTGGAAAATTGCTCTACATGAATCCGAGTTTGATTAATTAATAGATATTCTTGGAAAGTGGAAATAGTTCGGTAAGCCTGAAATTTATCCTCGCGATCGTAGTTTTTAGTAGATTTAGACAAAACCTCAACAATAACTTGGGGATTTGTAATAATATCTGTACGGTTGTTGAAAAATTCTGGTTCACAGGCTATTACTGTCACATCTGGATACGTGTAGATACGCTTTTGGTGTATCCACAGACGCATATCGCTATTAAACACTTCGTATTCTTGTTGTCTGAACGCGAAGTTTAACACAGCATAGAAATTACCAGCTATACGATTGTGATTTGCTGTTCCACCCGCCATAGAAATTATTTGCCCGTCAATGTATTCACTTTTGTAGTCAGCAGCTTCTTCTAGCTCTAAATATTCCTCTGGGGTATAGTATCGCTTTTCTGTTATTTGCATAGTTCTATCGGGTAGCAATGTTTAAGATACGGAGCGTCTACGCACTAAAGATATTTGACCCATGTTTACCGAACAGTTTAACGTGGTTGGATAGAGGTGTTATGTACTTTGTAAAAAGTGAACGTAGGCGCAGCTCGCCGTAGGCATCGCTATCTAAAATTCACAAAGTAACTGTTAGCTTCCTTTCCTACTGATAACCAGCTGCTTGTAACTTAAATAACTTGGCATAACGTCCTCGTACCTGTAATAATTCTTCGTGAGTTCCCTGTTCTATAACTTCCCCGTTTTCTATAACTACGATTTTGTCAGCCATCCGTACCGTTGAGAAGCGATGGGAAATCAAAAGTACCATCTGATTTTGAGTAATAGCGCGAAAATGATTGAAAATCTCAAACTCAGCTTGGGCATCTATTGCTGATGTTGGTTCATCTAACACCAAGATATCTGCTTGCGATCGCATAAAAGCACGAGATAAAGCAATTTTCTGCCATTGTCCCCCCGAAAGTTCCTGTCCTCCCTTAAACCAACGACCAAGTTGAGTTTGGAAGCTTTGGGGTAATTGGTCAATAAAAGATTGGGCCATGCCTTTTTCAGCAGCAATTTGCCAATAGGTTTTGTTTTCGAGATGTTCTACATCGCCCACGCCAATATTCTCCCCCACAGTGAACTGGTAGCGGACAAAGTTCTGAAAAATCACACCAATCCGACGACGCAACACATCCACATCCCATTCCTGCAAGTCCAAGCCATCTAAGAAAATTCGCCCAGAGTCCGGGGTGTAAAGTCGGGTAAGTAGTTTGATTAAAGTAGTCTTACCGGAACCGTTTTCACCGACAATTGCCAGTTTCTCTCTGGGTTTCAAGTGTAGCGAAATGTTTCTCAACGCTGGCTTAGAACTTCCTGGATAAGTAAATGATACGTTCTCAAAACGGATACCATCTTGGGAATTTAAACCAATGGTTGCTTTACCCCAAGATTTTGGTACTTCCTCTTCCAAAAAATCATAGAGATTTGATAGATATAGGTTGTCTTCATACATCCCTCCAATAGAAGTGAGGGCATTGGAGAAAGTAGACTGTCCTTGGCGAAACACAGTGAGATACATTGTCATATCTCCCAAGGAAATCTTACCTAGCACTGTTTCCAGGACAATCCAAGCATAAGCTAGGTAAAAAGCACCTGTACTGACTAAACCCAGGAGATACCCCCACAATCCTCGCCGCAGAGTCAAATCGCGGTCTTCACCATAGAGTTGTTCAAACAGGTTGCGGTAACGTTCTAGCAGCATCTCTCCCAGCTGGTAGAGTTTGACTTCTGTGACAAAATCTTCTCTTGCTAGCAGATTTTCTAAGTAGTTTTGTTGACGAGTTTCTGGCGCACGCCAACTAAACAAGCGAAAGCCTTCTCCAGCAAACTTTGTTTCCGCAATAAATACAGGCATAGCTGCCAAAACCAGTACCACCACCGCCCAAACTGAGAAATTTACTAGCAAAATCCCGTAGGTAATCAGGGAAAGGGCACTTTGCACCAATCCAAAGGTGCGATTTACTAAGGATAGGGGACGAACTGATGCTTCTCTGCGGGCATTGGTCAACTTGTCATAAAATTCTGAGTCTTCAAACTGCCTAAGATCCAGTGTCAGCGCCTTTTCTAAGATGAGTACATTCACTCGCTGACCCATTAGCGCCCGCAATAACGATTGACAAATGATGATTCCCCGTTGACCGCCTGCTAGTAAAATTACAGCGATCGCTTCTAATCCTACATAAAATAGAGACGGATAAATATTGACAAAACCATTATTTTGTGAGTTAACTTGAGATGCAAATACCACTGCATCAACAATTAACTTACTAATGTAGGATATAGCGGCCGGTAAAAGACCAGCTACTAAAGTTAAACTTGCCAGAAGAATAGTAAGCGATCGGCTGGTAGTCCATACCAAGGTTACAGCCCGTCCACTGTAGCGGAAAACCGTCAGTGATTGGCGTAGAATATTTCTTTTTTTTTAATCTTCATCTTTCTTTGCGCGAGATACCCCAGCTTGGGCCGATCTTCCTGACTTTATTTAATCTTTATTAATTTTACCAAAAAATAACTTAGAACTGAGGAGCCAGAATGACGGGTGTACGACTAAGTGGTGACTCTCATACTTAGGTTAATGGATATTCTGAATTCTGGATTCTGACTCTTGACTCCTGTTTATATTTTTATCCCCACAATCTCCGGCCTGCTTTTCCACTTAATTTTTGGTGAGTATCTTCCAATAAAGCTGGAATATTTAACTTTTCTGGACACCGAGGCAAACAGTCGCCGCATTCTGTACATCGGTTGCCTTTGATGCCAGGGAACCAGTGACCTGCATTTTCAAACATTCCATAACGATATTGACCATAATCTTTCATGTCGTATGCTACTGCAAGAT harbors:
- a CDS encoding class I SAM-dependent methyltransferase; the protein is MILVQILQGVKAMPEKYTPGYSSNATNFMANRSVDTHAAFFTPYLRLGMKLLDCGCGPGAIALGLAKVIAPGTLTGIDTEASQIRIAAESAFTQGVSNANFLEGNIYALHFNEPCFATMESAPRWISCSSLV
- a CDS encoding LysR family transcriptional regulator codes for the protein MELRHLRYFIAVAEELHFSRAAERLHIAQPPLSQQIQQLEAQLGVELFQRKTKRQVQLTEAGQVFLQEAYQLLAQLEKAIELTQRTGRGEKGQLRIGFTSLVTYDLLPVILRRFREQFPEVELVLQELTTTQQEQALQERRIHVGFAHPPLEDNTLNQECIQQEALIVAMLKTHPLAEQEKISVRSLVNENFIMFPRHLGPGLYDQIVSLCQQGNFSPKVTQEAIQMQTIIGLVSAGMGIAIAPSSLQNLQRTGVVYRTLEEKTPLVETAIVWREQDMTPVLREFLQVVISS
- a CDS encoding HEPN domain-containing protein; this translates as MQSALDQFRISIERVRDLIALHTSVKAQATAALDLSDILRAALVLTISALDYYIHEVVTLGMLEIHRGQRAEPVSSANTTQSAFSRFQVSLGSAREDRRIAIDIASWIESDIQQVYGANFLQQSHTISGLIPAISNSILNRLNNTSWLEDEIRERLSYQSFQQPDKIADAIRQISDKKLWDEVATKMGKPPKDIKQQLTLIVDRRNKIAHEADIDPTLNIGNRWYIDESMVGDTVDFLEQVVESIHQIL
- a CDS encoding ParA family protein; this encodes MVHKIALFNHKGDVSKTTTTFNLGWMLASKGKRVILVDTDPQCNLTGIALKEETEDDEARIENIYNTHSNIKTGLAPAFESQPRAIEAVDCIPIEGQEGLFLLPGHVGFAEYEVTLGIAQEVSGSIQTLKNLPGAISDLLEKTANKFNADYILIDMSPSLGAINQNLLMTSDFFLVPTNADFISVMAIDSLSRILSKWCAWARIASANPILKEAVYPFPEFTLKFLGTIVQNYRIIRGKETAAFQTWIQKIENTVTHKLVPVLEQNNLLLPKQVYTEQDMNDSFTLTKIPYSNSLIALSVVHSTPVHALTSEQLNQKGVILEANQRKQNEFRETFSDLADKIIALSSTYAVSA
- a CDS encoding type II toxin-antitoxin system HicB family antitoxin, giving the protein MNDRYSMVIQWSDEDNCYLVHLPEFPWQQFHTYGKTYEEAAKHGHEVIESLIEWYGEQEKPLPEPITFPQKPLKVA
- a CDS encoding Uma2 family endonuclease, which produces MQITEKRYYTPEEYLELEEAADYKSEYIDGQIISMAGGTANHNRIAGNFYAVLNFAFRQQEYEVFNSDMRLWIHQKRIYTYPDVTVIACEPEFFNNRTDIITNPQVIVEVLSKSTKNYDREDKFQAYRTISTFQEYLLINQTRIHVEQFSKTGKKQWTLREYDEEDEAIALVTVPFEISLEDLYKKVKFEPVESEGESANFEGLG
- a CDS encoding ABC transporter ATP-binding protein → MLRQSLTVFRYSGRAVTLVWTTSRSLTILLASLTLVAGLLPAAISYISKLIVDAVVFASQVNSQNNGFVNIYPSLFYVGLEAIAVILLAGGQRGIIICQSLLRALMGQRVNVLILEKALTLDLRQFEDSEFYDKLTNARREASVRPLSLVNRTFGLVQSALSLITYGILLVNFSVWAVVVLVLAAMPVFIAETKFAGEGFRLFSWRAPETRQQNYLENLLAREDFVTEVKLYQLGEMLLERYRNLFEQLYGEDRDLTLRRGLWGYLLGLVSTGAFYLAYAWIVLETVLGKISLGDMTMYLTVFRQGQSTFSNALTSIGGMYEDNLYLSNLYDFLEEEVPKSWGKATIGLNSQDGIRFENVSFTYPGSSKPALRNISLHLKPREKLAIVGENGSGKTTLIKLLTRLYTPDSGRIFLDGLDLQEWDVDVLRRRIGVIFQNFVRYQFTVGENIGVGDVEHLENKTYWQIAAEKGMAQSFIDQLPQSFQTQLGRWFKGGQELSGGQWQKIALSRAFMRSQADILVLDEPTSAIDAQAEFEIFNHFRAITQNQMVLLISHRFSTVRMADKIVVIENGEVIEQGTHEELLQVRGRYAKLFKLQAAGYQ